GGCGCCGGCACCTTCTCGGACGGCAAGCTCTATTCGCAGATCTCCGACCCGCGCTTCCTGACCCGCAAGCTGCTCAACGAATTCGTCAAGGCCGGCGCACCGGAGGAGATTCTGTTCGTCAGCAAGCCGCATATCGGCACCTTCCGCCTGGTGTCGATGATCATCAAGATGCGGGCCGAGATCGAGGCGCTGGGCGGCGAGATCCGCTTCAACGAGAAGGTTTCCGACCTGCAGATCGAGGACGGTCGTGTTCGCGGCGTCATCCTGGCCTCCGGCGAGCAGATCCGCGCCGACCAGGTGATCCTGGCCCTGGGCCACAGCGCGCGCGACACCTTCGCGATGCTGCACGCGCGCGGCGTCTACATGGAGGCCAAGCCCTTCTCTATCGGCTACCGCATCGAGCACCCGCAGTCCATCATCGATGCGGCGCGCTTCGGGCCGAACGCCGGCCACGAGATCCTCGGCGCGGCCGACTACAAGCTGGTGCACCACGCCAAGAACGGCCGCTCGGTCTACAGCTTCTGCATGTGCCCCGGCGGCACCGTGGTGGCCGCGACCAGCGAGCCGATGCGCGTCGTCACCAATGGCATGAGCCAGTACTCGCGCGCCGAGCGCAACGCCAATGCCGGCATCGTCGTCGGCATCACGCCCGAGGATTACCGCCAGGACGGCAAGACGGACGGCAGCCCGGTCAACCCGCTCGACGGCATGGCCTTCCAGCGCATCTGGGAAAGCCGCGCCTACGAGCTGGGCGAAGGCGGCTACAAGGCCCCAGGCTCCCTGGTCGGCGACTTCATCAAGCGCCAGGTCAGCCGCGAGTTCGGCAACGTCGAGCCCAGCTACAAGCCGGGCGTGACCCTGACCAATCTGCAGAAGAAGGGCTTCGGCAGCCTGCCCGACTATGCGCTGGACGCGATCAGCGAGGCCCTGCCCGCCTTCGAGCGCCAGATCAAGGGCTTCAGCATGGCCGACGCGGTGCTGACCGGGGTCGAGACCCGCACCTCCTCGCCGCTGCGCGTAACCCGCGGCCGCGACTACCAGAGCCTGAACGTCAAGGGCCTCTACCCGGCCGGCGAAGGCGCGGGCTATGCCGGCGGCATCATGTCGGCCGGCGTCGACGGCATCGAGGTGGCGGAGGCGGTGGCCAAAAGCCTGCTCAAGTTGGGTTGACAGCCGGGCCAGGCCAAGGCGTGTCGGCCAGATAGCAAGCCTGCGCCGGAGCTGCAAAGCATGTAGCGCTAGGCTGAATCGACATTCAGAGAAGAGATGTCGGGAGATGAGACGATCCGGGCCGGAGGAACCAAGCCCGAATGTCACGCCCCAGCCGCTACGAACTGACAGATCACCAGTGGGAACGTCTTGAGGGTTTGCTGCCAGGCAAACCCTCAGACCCAGGACGAAGCGGTGTGGACAACCGTGCCTTCGTCAACGGCGTGCTTTGGGTGCTGCGCTCAGGTGCCCGCTGGAGCGATCTGCCGGAGCGCTACGGTAAGTACAAGACGGTGCACAAGCGCTTCACGCGCTGGGCGGCCGCCGGGGTCTGGGAGCGGGTGTTTGCCGTGCTGGTCAAGGACAGGGGCAACCAAGACCTGCTGATCGACAGCACCATTGTTCGTGCGCACCAGCAGGCTGCGACCGGCAAAGAGGGGCCAAGAATCCGGCTCTGGGGCGTTCCCGAGGCGGGCTGAGCACGAAGATCCACATGGTCAGCGATGGTCATGGCAGGCCTTTGAGGCTGATTCTCACGCCGGGACAAGTCAACGACATCACCCAGGCCCCGGCGTTGCTCAAGGACTTCAAGCCAACGCACGTGCTGGCGGACAAGGGCTATGACAGCCGAGCCTTGGTGGCTCAGATCGAAGCGTTTGGCGCGCAAGCGGTGATTCCGCCGCGCAGTTGCCAGCAACCCCGTCCCTTCGATGCCAAGCTATACCGGGCTCGCAATGCCATCGAGCGATGCTTCGGCCGACTCAAGCAGTTCCGTCGCATCGCGACCCGTTATGACCGCAAGGCCGCCAACTTCATGGCCTTCCTCTGCTTGGCCTCAAGCCGAGCTTGGCTTCCGCCTTGAATGTCGATTCAGCCTAGCTACGCCTGCCGCGAATCCGCTGCTTGAAGGGTTGGAACCCGCCGCCTTGGTTCGAAGCCGGCTGGCCGGTCTTGGGGCGCTCGAAGTAACGCTTCCACAAATAGACGATCAACGGGATGAGTACTGTGCCAAACAGGTACTGTGAGTTGTCGCGCAACATCTGCACAAGCCTACCCTCTGAGGGAGGAAGAGGCTCAACCAGGTCCTGCTTGCGCTCGCTGGCGGTGCCGGTGTTGCCAGCTCCTGTTGGGTCAGCCTCCAGCAACTGATCTGGCAGCAAAGGGTTGGCAACGACGGTAATCTTGCCTTCGAACGACACGCGGCCCGGTAGTTCTTTGGGAGAAGAGCTTTCCATCGGGTACAGCTTGAAGCCGAGACCATGCTCGCCTGTCTTCAGTGCTACGACGGTCCATCGCCATCGGATGTAGTCGCCTACGAGCTTCTGGACGGGCTCGGTGTCATGCGCGTCCACCTTGAACTCCGAAGGGGAAAAGCTCAGCTCGGCCTTCATGTAACGGTCTACCTTCGTCTGCGCGTGGATAGCTCCTGGCTGGATAGCAAGCTGCCGCTGCAGCTCCGCACCACTGAGCTGAGCGCTGACCAGGACTTCGGCAACGAAAGGGTGCTGGTGACGTACTCGCCGAGTGGCGTTGAAACTGACCGAGCCGTCCGGCAGTTGATTCCACTCATGGTTCTGCTTTCGTAGCGCAGCAGTTGCTCTCGATGGACGACCGGACGATAGTCTTGCCTTCGCACTGGTTGCGGCAGGGGCACCTACCCGTATGGTTTCAGTTCCGTCATCAGCAGGGCTAGAAGGCACTGGCACCGGAGCTATGTCTCGTGGACGTGAAGTAGGTGGTGCCTGGCTCGGTTGAACTGGGCGAGGTCCGCCGCTTCCGGTATGCCCAAGCTCCCGGATTAGCAGGCCCAAACGCGATGAGACTTCGGGCGGCCTGTCGACGGACTTCGTTTCCACCGATGCCTTCGGCAGAGACAGGCAACCAGCAATGAGCGGAAGCAGGCAAGTAAGGCTGGTGCTGCGTACAGATATGCCCATGTAAGGGCGGCCTCTCCGGGCAGATGTATTCATATTCAGCTCCCTGCGACATTCTCCGGTGAGGTCCACCGAAGCTTCGTTTGTCAAAGAATGTAAATTGGGGGCAATTTGGAGGCAATGTGTGAACTGGCTTTATGGTTCACGCGAGCTTCGTCAGTTCTGTTGAGTAGCAGCGCCCCGCCGGTATCACAACCGCATCGGCTCGGTCTTTTATGCCCCAAGAAGCACTGCCGTGCGACCAGTTCGCCGCTGAACCGCTTGCCGTCTGCACTTGGACCTGGGCCAGGTGGTGGAGGCCTCAGTAGCTGCCGCACCTTCTCGCGGTTGTATGGGCAGATCGCCCCGTCTAGGCCTGGGTCCGGGAACGTCACCAGTGCGCCGGTCTAAGCTAGGCATACGCCGCAGGCCCGACTCATCCCAAGCCCAGGCCCCCAACGAGGCAATGCTGCCTTGCAGCTCAGGCCCGCTGGGCAAGGCTACGCAGGCTTACCCTGTTGGACGATAGGCTCTATGCTGCGCCCCCATCAGACACAAGGAGGGAGCATCCATCATGAGCGACGACGGCCAGGGCTTCGGCCCCGCCACCCCGATCCTGCGCATCTTCGACGAGGCCAAGGCCCGGTCCTTCTACCTGGACTTCCTCGGCTTCGAGATCGACTGGGAACACCGCTTCGCGGACGGCATGCCGCTGTACCTGCAGGTCTCCAGGGGCGGCTGCCAGCTGCATCTGTCCGAGCATTACGGCGACTGCAGCCCCGGCGCGCGGGTGCGCATCCCCTGTGCGGTGCTGGACGCCTACCAGCAGCGGCTGATCGACCAGCGCAACCCGAACATGCGCCCCGGCATCCAGACCCAGCCCTGGGGCCGCGAGATGGAGGTCACCGACCCCTTCGGCAACCGCCTGACCTTCTTCGAGGACGCGCCCGAGGAGTGAGCGAGTTCAGCAGGCCAGCAATTCCCTGAAGTTCGGCGCCACGCCGGCCTCGAAGGCCAGCTCGAGCCCGCCGCCCGCGGCCAGCAGCCACCCGCCCTGGGCCATCACCAGCTCCAGGTGCAGCGGGCCGGCGATCGTCCCCGGCAGGGGCAGCAAACCCGCCCGGCGCTGCGGCCCGACCCGGAGCGCCGACTCGGCACCGATCCGCCC
This genomic stretch from Roseateles sp. DAIF2 harbors:
- a CDS encoding glyoxalase superfamily protein, translated to MSDDGQGFGPATPILRIFDEAKARSFYLDFLGFEIDWEHRFADGMPLYLQVSRGGCQLHLSEHYGDCSPGARVRIPCAVLDAYQQRLIDQRNPNMRPGIQTQPWGREMEVTDPFGNRLTFFEDAPEE
- a CDS encoding NAD(P)/FAD-dependent oxidoreductase, with translation MIRINELRLPLDHAEPALRAAVIARLGLADAELSAFHVFRRGYDARKKSAIVLAYTIDCEVTVDEAALLQRLAQDKNIRPTPDTEYKFVGHAPADFYTSGEPRLRPVVVGFGPCGLMAALVLAQMGLRPIVLERGKQVRERTKDTWGLWRQSELNPESNVQFGEGGAGTFSDGKLYSQISDPRFLTRKLLNEFVKAGAPEEILFVSKPHIGTFRLVSMIIKMRAEIEALGGEIRFNEKVSDLQIEDGRVRGVILASGEQIRADQVILALGHSARDTFAMLHARGVYMEAKPFSIGYRIEHPQSIIDAARFGPNAGHEILGAADYKLVHHAKNGRSVYSFCMCPGGTVVAATSEPMRVVTNGMSQYSRAERNANAGIVVGITPEDYRQDGKTDGSPVNPLDGMAFQRIWESRAYELGEGGYKAPGSLVGDFIKRQVSREFGNVEPSYKPGVTLTNLQKKGFGSLPDYALDAISEALPAFERQIKGFSMADAVLTGVETRTSSPLRVTRGRDYQSLNVKGLYPAGEGAGYAGGIMSAGVDGIEVAEAVAKSLLKLG
- a CDS encoding IS5 family transposase (programmed frameshift), with product MSRPSRYELTDHQWERLEGLLPGKPSDPGRSGVDNRAFVNGVLWVLRSGARWSDLPERYGKYKTVHKRFTRWAAAGVWERVFAVLVKDRGNQDLLIDSTIVRAHQQAATGKEGPRNPALGRSRGGLSTKIHMVSDGHGRPLRLILTPGQVNDITQAPALLKDFKPTHVLADKGYDSRALVAQIEAFGAQAVIPPRSCQQPRPFDAKLYRARNAIERCFGRLKQFRRIATRYDRKAANFMAFLCLASSRAWLPP